In Phragmites australis chromosome 18, lpPhrAust1.1, whole genome shotgun sequence, the genomic window CCTGTAAGAGAAACATTCTTCAGAAAATTGACGACATGAAAGAATCCGACATGTTCAGAAAACGGGTAGGCCAAAAGAGAATCACTGTGAAGTATTATTTGTGAAACATTGGACTAGGACTGATTGTTCCTAGCCGCTTGAAACTGTCAGCCAGAATAAATTGTCTAAGACAGACATTTACCTGCCACCACACTGTCTCAACAATCCGAGAAAATATCCAAGATTCAATCATCTCCAATGCAGCCAAAAGTGTACTTGTTTCCAGCCAATCATCTGGCATCTGCATGGCAGCAAGTTTGGCTTGTTTGCCAGAGCTATTTTTCCCTAGCATTGTCATGGATTTCCCGTCAAACTTGTCAGTACCACCATTAACGTTCATAATCGTCCTCGTTGGAGTTGATTGACGTGAGATGCCAAAAGTTTGTGCAATTATTACCCTGAGGACAACTGTATTGGACAACCAGAATGTCAACCTACAACAAGAGTAGATTGTTAATTGAAGGAATTTTCTGGTAATGTCATATGCTGGAGTGAAAATTCAGATTAAGCGTAGCCGTATTATACCTTGAAGCATCATTACTACACGACTTCGCAACAAGCACAAGGCCAGAAGCAGTGTTTTTTGCTACTGAAGCTCTCTTATCTGTGGACCAAAACTTGGATGCATGAATATACAGCCTAGAAAGACGCCGAGCTGGGGTGTGCAACTTATGTGCTGAACTTCCATGCTCAGGCACTACAGAGTATAGTGAAACTTCAAGAGCAGCAACTTCACGAAGTTCCTGTTCCAGCTTGTCAATTTTTGACTCTAATTCCCCATTCCCTTGAACTACAACTGATTTGTCGTGATCATCTATCTTCTCTTCGATGTCAGGAATTTCATCATCAGTACCAGTACTCTGATCACAGTGTGGAGCTTCATCTAAAACATCAATCTCCTTGGCCTCCTCATTGCCTTTATCATCAATGGTTCCAGCATCGCTGACTATATCATCTGTTTCCTCAGAAAATTCTGATGGAGGGCGAGAAGGAACTCTTGCAATATCTGGTTTTCTAACTTCAACAGCTTTAGCAGCATTAACTGTTTTCTTTTGCTTCTGGGATTTGCTCTGAACATTGTTTGATCCTTTATGTTGCAGCTTGTTTTGAGTTTGACGGCTGGAATTGCTTTTGGCCGTGCGGGGGCTATTTTCTTTCGTCTCCTTTTTACTGAGCTTCTTTGTAACCCCTGAAACTCTTTCGTCTCTAGCTGGTACATAATCTGATCCAGCCCCCTTCTTCACATCTCTCCCTTCCCCATCATCTCTAGCACCCATTTCAGAATACTTCTAATTTGTTAGAAACTTGATGCCTAGAGAAATAAAAAGCACAAATGGTTATATTGCTCTAGTAACTTTAGCAAGTTGGTTAGACTTCATGCTCATATAGATTTAACACCGATGACACTTGGGTCAGAAGAAacagaaaatcaagaaaaaagcATGACTCAAACTGAAAAGGAATGAAAAAAATGATTGAAATCTTTTAGCATGCTCATAGTTAAAAGGAGAAACCTTCAGTAGCAAGATAGATGATAGGCACACTAAGGAGTAAGAAGTGAGAATGCACACCTTCAAAGTGTGCTTATTAATCCTAAAAGGGGAAGATAAAGTTTCAGAACTCACATCAAACTAACTCTCATTTCCATACGATCGAGCTCTTGGGACCTTTAACTCTGGAAAGCAACACTGAAATTAAGGTGCCAAAGGGCACCACCGGTAAGAGTTCTTGGGAATCCCATCCATAGTGGGTAATTGATCAAGATTGTCACCGTGAACCTACAACGGAATACGGGATTTACCATTGACCAGTTGGCGCTCCACTTTGGGGATCCAAGTTGAAGATAGCTCTATAAAAGTTCCAGTTGATGAATGGCAAGATCATCAATTCTGCGGACTCAAAGCTTATCTTTAAAATAACTATCAATCAAAATTTCCAAAAGGTGATACTAGGAATCTTAGTAGAAATTATTCAAGTAATTAAATCTCCTCTAAATGGTATGAAAGTAGTAGTATGAGTACGATTCAGGGACAAATGGTCAAACATGCATCACAAGCCACTCGTGAACCAGGGATCCACACTAATCAGCAAATAATTACAATTCCCGGAAATTACCAGTCATAACCCAAAAGTACCGGCTAGGTTGGCCCAGGGGCCAGGGCTTCCTATAATGGCAAGAAACGGGCAATTCGCTAATCAATAGCATGGAAGATGGAAGAGAACAGCTCGAAAAGGGGCATTAGTTTACTTGACAACATTCCATCATAGATTCGGAGGGCAAACCATCACCAATCAAACCCAACAGCCGGTTCGGAATTCCAAATCTGCAACCACCTTGCTCGCCGTACAAGAACAACTCAGAAGATAAAGAAAAGCAATCAGGAAGCATCAAGGACCAATTGCCCATAAGAAAACAAGGCGTCGGAATTCAGAAGTGTGGATCGCGAGCTAGCGCCAATTAGGCTTAATCCACTCCCCAGGTGCCTAATTCATCACTAGTTTCACGGAGAAACGGGAGACAAATCAAATCAATGCTGCTCTCCTCAAACAAAGATCTCGGCCTCAAGTAGAGCAACAGAGCTCCCGGCAGAAACCCTTCACGAAATCAAGGACCAAATCAACTTGAAACTTTAGAAGAAGTTCAAATCCAGAGCAAGTCAATAACCGCGCTGCTCGAAAATCCTCCTCCGGAGATCCCGTGGAAGCTTCACGGGGCAGGACTCCAGACTCGGGGGAGCATAACAGTGGAACAACGAAGGGGAGAAGAGCAGCGCTCACCCGCCTCCTGCGGCTCGCGCGGCGGTCTCCGCGAGtgcgagcagcagcagcgaccaCCGCCCCGGCGTGGCTCCAATGCGGACCACAGCGCGCAAAGCCCGTGGCTCCTGTTTGCGGGGTGGTTTCCGCGTACGTGCTGCGGGGCGGCCGTCGGCGCCCACGGCAAGGGTGCGTCGCGTGCTCGGTTCGTGGCTCAACCGGCGCCGCCTGCTTGCCCCGTTGCCCGCGTGAGGTGGAGCGCGGTGGGCGCAGTGGGCTGTTGCTGCTTAAATCGAGCGAGCTTTGGGAGGCGTCCGACACGGCCAGGTCCGCTCACCGCGGGTGAGGGTGGCCACCACCGGCAAGTGTTTTGTCTCCTTGCCCTTTCTTGTGTGCGTTTTTCTTAGCTCATGCCAGGTTGGAAACGTGATGTGTGATCCGTgggaattttaaaaaaatataaagttgTCTCTAATAGTTACTTTAAATTTTcatctttaaaaatactattataacTACCTATTttactattataatattctttatttttttatcttcaacagctgcCTATTTCTTAGTATGCTATTGTTTCCTCCGGATTCACTGAAAGCATGTCTACGATACTGCTACAGTAAACCCGAAAGTGTTTTTCCCTCCAGACCTACTGGGAGCTCTGTAAACAGTATTGCTACAGCATTACATGCGCTACAGTGCTCTGGCCAATGCTCAGCTGTTGGAGATGCTACAGTACACTGTTAACTATTGTAGCACCGAATCTGCAAATTTGAGGAGCCTGTTGGAGTTAGCATAAGTACAATAAGTagacatatgtatatatttatattatcatATATACTTACATAACGCCTACTGAATATTAAAGATACGAAACTTAAAAATTGATGAAGTCACTAAAGATCGGAGATGCAGAAGCTTAGAGATTAACAAAATCATCTATTATATATCTCACTGTTGACATATATATTGATTGCctttgaaagaaaatttcatcttaataagacatacaaaaaataaatttaggCTTGATTCCCGGTAGATAGGTGTACAATCACTAAGCCTTGTCTTAGATGAGatgtttttgtaattttcttttttattttaaatgcATATTGTTTGAATTGGATAAAACTTTGTCACTCTCCTCCTGATTTCAACAAGAGGATCGTTTTTAGCAATTCACCCACCGACGTTTCTTTAAATAGTTCTTGATCCTATTTTCTTCATCGTTCTAGTTTAACACTTAGTGGTTGGTAGGAGGTATTCATCGACTGATCAATTTATAACTGGGGAGAAAGGAGCCACAACTTTGTGCTCTTCCTCTCTACATATTCCACGTCTTTGCAAGTGATATCGATGTTTGAACCATAAGTATAACTGGTGATCACCCCTGAGATTACATAAACAATAACCACAAAAGAGCAAAGGAGATAT contains:
- the LOC133898390 gene encoding uncharacterized protein LOC133898390 translates to MGARDDGEGRDVKKGAGSDYVPARDERVSGVTKKLSKKETKENSPRTAKSNSSRQTQNKLQHKGSNNVQSKSQKQKKTVNAAKAVEVRKPDIARVPSRPPSEFSEETDDIVSDAGTIDDKGNEEAKEIDVLDEAPHCDQSTGTDDEIPDIEEKIDDHDKSVVVQGNGELESKIDKLEQELREVAALEVSLYSVVPEHGSSAHKLHTPARRLSRLYIHASKFWSTDKRASVAKNTASGLVLVAKSCSNDASRLTFWLSNTVVLRVIIAQTFGISRQSTPTRTIMNVNGGTDKFDGKSMTMLGKNSSGKQAKLAAMQMPDDWLETSTLLAALEMIESWIFSRIVETVWWQALTPHMQTPMESSSTPKAGRVLGPALGDQQQGTFSVNLWKTAFHDAFSRMCPLRAGGHECGCLPVLAKSVMEQCVARLDVAMFNAILRESASETPTDPISDPIVDPKVLPIPAGDLTFGSGAQLKNSVGNWSRWLTDKFGMDDDESEHIGNDDDERRGAAESKSFQLLNELSDLLMLPKDMLLEKSIRKEVCPSIGLQLVTRILCNFTPDEFCPDPVPSTVLEELNSESLLERCTDKDVISAFPCVAAPVVYRAPSALDAAEKVADIGGGAKLDRKASMVQRRGYTSDDDLDDLDSPLASLTDRSAPPSPSNGIAHFGAQRGASMDNARYTLLREVWSERR